One segment of Myxococcus xanthus DNA contains the following:
- the queG gene encoding tRNA epoxyqueuosine(34) reductase QueG: MNVLPTAHLRDLASSVGFDLVGFARAEPIPPDFLMEWVAAGYAADMDWMGERAAERLDVSLLLPGAKTVISFANNYWRDDAETVDSPIARYARGRDYHSTLRDRMKAFRKALNVMYPGLGSYGGVDSGPLMEKVWAARAGLGYVGKNGCFITEPYGSWVLLATLVVDAEVDDYGNGPAADRCGACRRCLMSCPTGALVGNGRVDARACLSYQTIENREQQVPEAFRFKFDNLIFGCDICQQVCPLNRRPVFAEHPRFAPRAVAELGVRELAGLTVEQYEHLIPGTALARARYDGLRRNAVYALGVAKQADAKSLLEKLCGDSSELVRTAAQWALLQLDP; the protein is encoded by the coding sequence GTGAACGTGCTGCCCACCGCCCATCTGCGTGACCTCGCCAGCTCGGTTGGCTTCGACCTGGTGGGGTTCGCGCGCGCCGAGCCCATCCCGCCCGACTTCCTGATGGAGTGGGTGGCGGCGGGCTACGCGGCGGACATGGACTGGATGGGCGAGCGGGCCGCCGAGCGGCTGGACGTCTCGCTCCTGCTGCCGGGCGCGAAGACGGTCATCTCCTTCGCGAACAACTACTGGCGCGACGACGCGGAGACGGTGGACTCCCCCATCGCGCGCTATGCCCGGGGACGCGACTACCACTCCACGCTGCGCGACCGGATGAAGGCGTTCCGCAAGGCGCTCAACGTGATGTACCCGGGGCTGGGCAGCTACGGCGGCGTGGACAGTGGCCCGCTGATGGAGAAGGTGTGGGCGGCGCGCGCGGGGCTCGGCTACGTGGGGAAGAACGGCTGCTTCATCACCGAGCCCTATGGTTCGTGGGTGCTGCTGGCCACGCTCGTGGTGGATGCCGAGGTCGACGACTACGGCAACGGCCCGGCGGCGGACCGGTGCGGCGCGTGCCGCCGCTGCCTCATGTCCTGTCCCACGGGGGCGCTGGTGGGCAACGGCCGCGTGGATGCGCGCGCATGCCTGTCCTACCAGACCATCGAGAACCGTGAGCAGCAGGTGCCGGAGGCGTTCCGGTTCAAGTTCGACAACCTGATTTTCGGCTGCGACATCTGCCAGCAGGTGTGTCCGCTGAACCGCCGGCCGGTGTTCGCGGAGCACCCACGCTTCGCGCCCCGAGCGGTGGCGGAATTGGGTGTGCGCGAGCTCGCGGGACTCACAGTGGAACAGTATGAGCACCTAATACCTGGCACCGCGCTGGCGCGCGCACGGTACGACGGGCTGCGCCGCAACGCCGTGTATGCGTTGGGTGTGGCGAAGCAGGCGGATGCGAAATCGTTGCTCGAAAAGCTCTGCGGCGATTCGAGTGAATTGGTACGTACCGCCGCGCAATGGGCGCTCCTTCAGCTCGACCCCTGA
- a CDS encoding cob(I)yrinic acid a,c-diamide adenosyltransferase: MKIYTKSGDAGETGLFGGGRVAKDDVRVDAYGEVDELNATLGLVRSFEGPPDVDALLHRLQDQLFTVGAVLATPEGTKASAHIPELKAEWAEDMERAIDGFEAELPPMTHFILPGGTQAASALHLARTVCRRAERRTVPLLREGKIPKAVVVYLNRLSDLLFVLARVVNHRASVEDVKWIPAKPSK, from the coding sequence ATGAAAATCTACACGAAGAGCGGTGATGCCGGAGAGACCGGTCTGTTCGGTGGCGGACGCGTCGCGAAGGACGACGTTCGTGTGGACGCATATGGCGAGGTGGACGAGCTGAACGCGACCCTCGGCCTGGTGCGGAGCTTTGAGGGGCCCCCGGACGTGGACGCGCTGCTCCACCGGCTCCAGGACCAGCTCTTCACGGTGGGCGCGGTGCTGGCCACGCCCGAGGGCACGAAGGCGTCGGCGCACATCCCCGAGCTGAAGGCCGAGTGGGCGGAAGACATGGAGCGCGCCATCGACGGCTTCGAGGCGGAGCTGCCGCCGATGACCCACTTCATCCTGCCCGGAGGCACGCAGGCCGCGAGCGCGCTGCACCTGGCGCGCACTGTCTGCCGCCGCGCCGAGCGCCGCACGGTGCCGCTGCTGCGCGAAGGGAAGATTCCGAAGGCGGTGGTCGTCTATCTCAACAGGCTCTCCGACCTGCTCTTCGTCCTGGCACGCGTGGTCAACCACCGTGCGAGCGTGGAGGACGTGAAGTGGATTCCGGCGAAGCCCTCGAAGTAG
- a CDS encoding thymidylate synthase translates to MQPYLSLLDHVLHHGVKKGDRTGTGTLSVFGPQLRFDLTQGFPLLTTKKVHTKSILHELLWMLAGDTNVHTLQAQGVTIWDEWANADGSLGPVYGHQWRSWTAPNGEHIDQMKALVEGLKKNPDSRRHIISAWNVADLPSMKLPPCHVLFQFYVANGRLSCQLYQRSADLFLGLPFNIASYSLLTMMVAQVTGLQAHEFIHTVGDAHLYLNHVEQAKTQLSREPRPLPRIHINPEVTDLFAFKYEDFTLEGYDPHPAIKAPVAV, encoded by the coding sequence ATGCAGCCCTATCTGTCCCTGCTCGACCACGTCCTGCACCATGGGGTGAAGAAGGGCGACCGTACCGGCACGGGGACGCTCAGCGTCTTCGGGCCCCAGCTCCGGTTCGACCTCACGCAAGGCTTCCCGCTCCTCACCACGAAGAAGGTGCACACGAAGTCCATCCTCCATGAGCTGCTGTGGATGCTCGCGGGGGATACCAACGTGCACACGCTCCAGGCCCAGGGCGTCACCATCTGGGACGAGTGGGCCAACGCCGACGGCAGCCTCGGCCCCGTGTACGGGCACCAGTGGCGCTCGTGGACGGCGCCCAACGGTGAGCACATCGACCAGATGAAGGCGCTGGTGGAGGGGCTGAAGAAGAACCCCGACTCGCGCCGCCACATCATCAGCGCGTGGAACGTGGCGGACCTGCCGTCCATGAAGCTGCCGCCCTGCCACGTCCTCTTCCAGTTCTACGTGGCCAACGGGCGGCTGTCCTGCCAGCTCTATCAGCGCAGCGCGGACCTCTTCCTGGGGCTGCCCTTCAACATCGCCTCCTACTCGCTGCTGACGATGATGGTGGCGCAGGTGACGGGCCTGCAGGCGCACGAGTTCATCCACACCGTGGGCGACGCGCACCTGTACCTGAACCACGTCGAGCAGGCGAAGACGCAGCTGTCGCGCGAACCGCGCCCCCTGCCTCGCATACACATCAACCCCGAGGTGACGGACCTCTTCGCCTTCAAGTACGAGGACTTCACGCTCGAAGGCTACGACCCGCACCCCGCCATCAAGGCGCCCGTGGCCGTATGA
- a CDS encoding dihydrofolate reductase, whose product MKLSAIVAMAANRVIGAGNQLPWRLPADLARFKRITMGHTLVMGRKTYESIGRPLPGRTFIVVTRQRDFAPPGVQVAHSVDEALSLAKASGDSEVFIAGGADLYAQTMDRVQRIYLTHIARNFPGDTWFPDVDLSGWTCVEEQAHPDAEPPHTFLTYER is encoded by the coding sequence ATGAAACTGTCCGCCATCGTCGCCATGGCGGCGAACCGTGTCATCGGCGCGGGCAACCAGCTCCCGTGGCGGCTGCCCGCGGACCTCGCGCGCTTCAAGCGCATCACCATGGGCCACACCCTGGTGATGGGGCGCAAGACGTACGAGTCCATCGGCCGCCCGCTGCCGGGCCGCACCTTCATCGTCGTCACCCGCCAGCGTGACTTCGCGCCCCCGGGCGTCCAGGTGGCGCACTCCGTGGACGAAGCGCTCTCCCTGGCAAAGGCCAGTGGCGACTCGGAGGTCTTCATCGCCGGAGGCGCGGACCTCTACGCCCAGACGATGGACCGCGTGCAGCGCATCTACCTCACGCACATCGCCCGGAACTTCCCTGGCGACACCTGGTTCCCCGACGTGGACCTGTCCGGTTGGACATGCGTCGAAGAGCAAGCACATCCCGACGCCGAGCCACCCCACACCTTCCTCACCTACGAGCGCTGA
- a CDS encoding cytochrome c/FTR1 family iron permease produces the protein MTRAASLLLFLLLALPIASRADDGASEERTWHRLIGILQYLEADYPLAIESQSAFELAEQKSFAAEAVDAARGLGPAAAAFLPRVQDIQARVDKGEDPDGVSRDCGELVENLVTAGGLARSPRRPPDLALGQSLFATNCAACHGADGSANVAIAANMEPAPANFQDAELMEGLTPYKAFNTTSFGVPGTAMPAYPTLSEEERWSLAFYVFTMRLPECEGTPPRVSLERLANATDADLVKEFGQENLACLRRKMLDADEERSLLAARENVQQAMRLGAAGDIAGAKAALLDGYLNGVEPVEPKLSARDSALTLKIEQGFLKARMAAERGSPHLQDEGRELLALLDQARRDSGTTASLLSTMWLTLLILLREGFEATIIVAALLAALRKMKATEHARVVHFGWISALIVGALSYVLGRHLLAGAQREWMEGIAALAAVGMLVYAALWLNARSNISQFMGELREKMQGALGRGSMLGLFLIAFTAVLRESFETAIFLQGLALDSPQGVAWGALAGAVAMVVMVLFINRLGYRLPMKTLFNASTVILVLTAVMLLGKGLHSLQEVGALPLAPVPFITVDMLGIYPDALSLAPQLLLGGIPLAIVLLRRKGRPQPVSEASAG, from the coding sequence ATGACTCGCGCCGCCTCGCTGCTGCTGTTCCTCCTGCTTGCCTTGCCTATCGCGTCCCGCGCGGACGACGGCGCCTCCGAGGAACGCACGTGGCACCGGCTCATCGGCATCCTCCAGTACCTGGAGGCGGACTATCCGCTCGCCATCGAGTCGCAGTCCGCGTTCGAGCTGGCGGAGCAGAAGAGCTTCGCGGCGGAGGCGGTGGACGCGGCGCGCGGCCTGGGCCCCGCGGCAGCGGCCTTCCTGCCGCGCGTGCAGGACATCCAGGCCCGCGTGGACAAGGGCGAGGACCCTGACGGCGTCAGCCGCGACTGCGGTGAGCTGGTGGAGAACCTCGTCACCGCCGGAGGGTTGGCCCGCAGCCCACGCCGCCCGCCGGACCTGGCGCTGGGCCAGTCGCTGTTCGCCACCAACTGCGCCGCGTGCCATGGCGCCGACGGCAGCGCGAACGTGGCCATCGCCGCCAACATGGAGCCGGCGCCCGCCAACTTCCAGGACGCGGAGCTGATGGAAGGCCTCACGCCGTACAAGGCCTTCAACACCACCAGCTTCGGCGTGCCCGGCACCGCGATGCCGGCCTACCCCACCCTGTCCGAGGAGGAGCGCTGGTCGCTGGCCTTCTACGTCTTCACCATGCGCCTGCCCGAGTGCGAGGGCACGCCGCCGCGCGTCTCCCTGGAGCGGCTGGCCAACGCCACCGACGCGGATCTGGTGAAGGAGTTCGGTCAGGAGAACCTCGCCTGTCTGCGCCGGAAGATGCTGGACGCGGACGAGGAGCGCTCGCTGCTCGCCGCCCGGGAGAACGTGCAGCAGGCCATGCGCCTGGGCGCCGCAGGTGACATCGCGGGCGCGAAGGCGGCCCTGCTGGACGGCTACCTCAACGGCGTGGAGCCGGTGGAGCCCAAGCTCAGCGCGCGCGACTCGGCGCTGACGCTGAAAATCGAGCAGGGCTTCCTCAAGGCCCGGATGGCGGCGGAGCGCGGCAGCCCGCACCTTCAAGACGAGGGCCGGGAGCTGCTGGCCCTGCTGGACCAGGCGCGGCGTGACTCGGGCACCACCGCGAGCCTGCTGTCCACGATGTGGCTGACGCTGCTCATCCTGCTGCGCGAGGGCTTCGAGGCGACCATCATCGTCGCGGCGCTGCTGGCCGCGCTGCGAAAGATGAAGGCCACCGAGCACGCCCGCGTGGTGCATTTCGGATGGATTTCCGCGCTCATCGTCGGAGCGCTGTCCTACGTGCTCGGCCGCCACCTGCTGGCCGGCGCCCAGCGCGAGTGGATGGAAGGCATCGCCGCGCTCGCGGCGGTGGGCATGCTTGTGTACGCGGCGCTGTGGCTCAACGCCCGCTCCAACATCAGCCAGTTCATGGGCGAGCTGCGCGAGAAGATGCAGGGCGCGCTGGGCCGAGGCAGCATGCTGGGCCTGTTCCTCATCGCCTTCACCGCCGTTCTGCGTGAGAGCTTCGAGACGGCCATCTTCCTCCAGGGGCTCGCGCTGGACTCGCCACAGGGCGTGGCCTGGGGCGCGCTCGCGGGCGCGGTGGCCATGGTGGTGATGGTCCTCTTCATCAACCGGCTGGGGTACCGCCTGCCGATGAAGACGCTCTTCAACGCGTCCACCGTCATCCTGGTCCTCACCGCCGTGATGCTGCTGGGCAAGGGCCTCCACTCGCTGCAGGAAGTCGGCGCGCTGCCGCTCGCGCCCGTGCCCTTCATCACCGTGGACATGCTGGGCATCTATCCGGACGCGCTCTCGCTCGCTCCCCAGCTCCTGCTGGGCGGCATCCCGCTGGCCATCGTGCTGCTGCGCCGCAAGGGCCGCCCCCAGCCTGTTTCCGAGGCCTCCGCTGGTTAG